In the Candidatus Poribacteria bacterium genome, one interval contains:
- a CDS encoding sugar phosphate isomerase/epimerase has translation MNGITMEEVILSERVALGLPTLAGLELYEALETARAIGFQSVMSLPGGPNTRHSLGEFPTFRFYELNEDGRCRLKGMLKRFKHIAVHQAWDDDWKSWIDCAAYLEAEIVTIHHKPKATVEDQAEFLRRIGDYAIGKGVRIGVENVGGDLKKFVSLIESVEHPSMGATLDVGHCAYFDDIKSISNLEERAKTLNDLMEKLVRELGGRLLHLHVHNVRLSDWRDHRSVPEGVIDFPRLVQTLKEIGYGGLFVIELEEPEMIEKARESGRYLSRLLNERR, from the coding sequence GTGAATGGGATAACGATGGAAGAGGTTATTCTGAGCGAACGGGTGGCTTTAGGGCTTCCCACGCTAGCTGGATTGGAGCTCTACGAGGCTTTGGAGACAGCGAGGGCGATCGGGTTCCAATCCGTAATGTCCCTGCCGGGGGGACCTAACACGAGGCATTCCCTTGGTGAGTTTCCGACCTTCAGATTTTATGAGCTGAACGAAGATGGCCGTTGCAGACTTAAAGGGATGCTTAAGAGGTTCAAACATATCGCCGTCCATCAGGCATGGGATGATGATTGGAAGAGTTGGATAGACTGCGCTGCCTATCTTGAGGCTGAGATAGTCACGATACACCATAAACCCAAAGCTACTGTTGAAGATCAAGCGGAGTTTCTCCGAAGGATCGGGGATTACGCGATAGGGAAAGGGGTTAGGATCGGCGTCGAAAACGTCGGTGGAGATCTGAAAAAGTTCGTGTCGCTGATCGAATCTGTCGAACATCCCTCGATGGGGGCGACCCTGGATGTAGGACATTGTGCTTATTTCGATGATATAAAGTCGATATCCAACTTGGAGGAGAGGGCAAAGACGCTGAACGATCTTATGGAAAAACTCGTAAGAGAGTTGGGGGGAAGGCTCCTTCACCTTCACGTCCATAACGTGCGTCTCAGCGATTGGAGGGATCACCGGTCAGTCCCCGAAGGCGTTATAGATTTTCCCCGACTGGTTCAGACGTTGAAGGAGATCGGTTATGGAGGGTTGTTCGTGATAGAACTGGAGGAGCCGGAGATGATCGAAAAGGCAAGGGAATCAGGAAGATATCTCTCGCGGTTATTGAATGAACGGCGTTAA